A single region of the Thioalkalivibrio nitratireducens DSM 14787 genome encodes:
- a CDS encoding glycosyltransferase family 2 protein has protein sequence MANRADPPRVSIILPAKNEAASLRTLVGGIRKSHPDAEVIVVDDGSDDATAEVAKDGGARVVRHPYSMGNGAAVKSGARAATGEILVFMDADGQHDPADIARLIARLEEGYDMAVGARQAGSQASLGRGLANSFYNRFASLIVGQRIEDLTSGFRAVRADKFREFLYLFPNGFSYPTTVTMAFFRAGYLVSYVPIHAGKRVGMSHLRPIRDGIRFLLIIFKVGTLYSPLKIFVPIAALHGFIGVGHYLNTYLSTGRLTLGSVFMISAGLTIFLIGLVSEQITQLMYRGTSGRTDGR, from the coding sequence ATGGCAAACCGAGCTGACCCGCCACGCGTATCGATTATCCTGCCCGCCAAAAACGAGGCGGCTTCGCTGCGCACGCTCGTCGGGGGAATCCGGAAATCGCATCCGGATGCAGAAGTCATCGTCGTCGACGACGGGTCGGACGATGCCACCGCTGAAGTCGCCAAAGATGGCGGTGCCCGCGTCGTTCGCCACCCCTACAGCATGGGCAACGGCGCCGCCGTCAAGAGCGGCGCCCGGGCGGCGACGGGCGAGATCCTCGTGTTCATGGACGCGGACGGCCAGCACGATCCGGCCGACATCGCGCGCCTGATCGCGCGGCTGGAGGAAGGCTATGACATGGCGGTCGGCGCCCGGCAGGCCGGCTCGCAGGCGAGCCTCGGCCGCGGACTGGCCAACAGCTTTTACAACCGTTTCGCCAGCCTGATCGTCGGGCAGCGCATCGAGGACCTCACCTCCGGTTTCCGCGCCGTGCGCGCGGACAAGTTCCGGGAGTTCCTGTACCTGTTCCCGAACGGCTTCTCCTACCCGACCACGGTGACCATGGCCTTCTTCCGTGCGGGCTATCTGGTGAGCTACGTGCCGATCCACGCCGGCAAGCGTGTAGGCATGAGCCACCTGCGCCCGATCCGCGACGGCATCCGCTTCCTGCTGATCATCTTCAAGGTGGGCACGCTGTATTCGCCGCTCAAGATCTTCGTGCCGATCGCGGCGCTCCATGGGTTCATCGGCGTCGGCCACTACCTGAACACCTACCTCAGCACCGGCCGGCTCACCCTTGGTTCGGTGTTCATGATCTCCGCAGGGCTGACCATCTTCCTGATCGGACTGGTCTCGGAGCAGATCACGCAGTTGATGTATCGGGGGACAAGCGGGAGGACCGATGGCCGTTGA
- a CDS encoding pilin: protein MKHARHTQQGFTLIELMIVVAIIGILAAIALPAYQDYTVRAKMSEAITAASSARTTIAEYVSTFSDLPTDGYSVEAQESNFVNAVRWQNQQIEVLVSNEVGGGIADDSILFLRPTGYTTGAGQVVWECGSTAIAQKYLPATCRN, encoded by the coding sequence ATGAAACACGCACGCCATACCCAACAGGGCTTCACGCTCATCGAACTGATGATCGTTGTGGCCATCATCGGCATCCTGGCCGCGATCGCGCTGCCGGCGTATCAGGACTACACCGTGCGAGCAAAGATGTCCGAAGCCATCACCGCCGCATCCTCGGCTCGGACCACGATTGCCGAGTATGTCTCAACCTTTTCCGACCTCCCGACCGACGGTTACTCCGTCGAGGCACAGGAGTCCAACTTCGTGAACGCGGTCCGATGGCAGAACCAACAGATCGAAGTCCTGGTATCCAACGAAGTCGGAGGCGGCATTGCGGATGACTCCATCCTCTTTCTGAGGCCTACTGGCTATACGACGGGTGCCGGCCAGGTCGTTTGGGAATGCGGCTCCACCGCCATTGCCCAGAAGTACCTCCCGGCAACCTGCCGTAATTGA
- a CDS encoding AbrB/MazE/SpoVT family DNA-binding domain-containing protein, producing the protein MPAIARITAKGQTTIPKQVRAALHVAPGDLIAWEIHPDGTASVRRVQPLDVDYLRALEATLSEWSSPADEEAYRDL; encoded by the coding sequence ATGCCCGCCATCGCGAGAATTACCGCCAAAGGCCAGACGACCATTCCGAAGCAGGTGCGCGCTGCCTTGCATGTCGCACCCGGCGACCTCATCGCATGGGAGATCCATCCTGATGGGACTGCGTCGGTGCGGCGCGTGCAGCCTCTGGACGTGGACTACCTGCGCGCCCTCGAAGCAACCCTGTCCGAGTGGTCCAGCCCGGCCGATGAGGAAGCTTACCGTGACCTATGA
- a CDS encoding IS4 family transposase: protein MRMVLDNIRSTLNDPEFVAGHRYQPTDFSRQRTLTFERVALSLLSGPIVSLRHGADALCQGLGLKGVPLGVTKQALSKAYRKFPYEALIELQQRVAGWFTEQVPGSRWMGYRLVAVDGTKIRLPLDPELAETFGTQGNQTATERPMALYVSHFDASNGIPLGGELSPSYMGERFLAERLLEERASTDLMLYDRGFPSFALFALHRHLDRAFCARLTLNFCTEVIEFLKSGAHDAIIEWRANAGPRRDCAQLGISAAPLRLRLVRVSLPGGTTEVLATSLLDAEAFPAHLFKDLYQQRWAVEESFKALKPALRVEQF, encoded by the coding sequence ATGAGAATGGTTCTTGATAACATTCGATCGACCCTGAACGACCCGGAATTCGTCGCCGGACACCGCTACCAGCCCACCGACTTCTCCCGCCAACGCACCCTGACCTTCGAACGCGTGGCCCTATCGCTGCTCTCGGGCCCGATCGTCTCGCTGCGCCATGGCGCCGATGCCCTGTGCCAGGGGCTGGGTCTCAAGGGCGTGCCGCTGGGCGTCACGAAGCAGGCCTTGTCCAAGGCCTATCGGAAGTTTCCCTACGAGGCCCTGATCGAACTGCAACAACGGGTGGCGGGCTGGTTCACAGAGCAGGTGCCCGGCAGTCGCTGGATGGGGTACCGGCTGGTGGCGGTGGATGGCACCAAGATCCGCCTGCCGCTGGATCCCGAATTGGCCGAAACCTTTGGCACCCAGGGCAACCAGACCGCAACCGAGCGCCCGATGGCGCTGTACGTCAGCCACTTTGATGCGAGCAATGGCATTCCGCTCGGCGGCGAGCTGTCCCCCAGCTACATGGGCGAGCGTTTCCTCGCGGAACGGCTGCTCGAAGAACGGGCGTCGACCGACCTGATGCTCTATGACCGCGGCTTTCCTTCGTTCGCGCTGTTCGCGCTGCACCGCCATCTCGACCGCGCCTTCTGCGCCCGGCTGACGCTGAACTTCTGCACCGAGGTGATCGAGTTCCTGAAGTCCGGTGCCCACGACGCGATCATCGAGTGGCGCGCCAACGCGGGGCCGAGACGCGACTGCGCCCAGCTCGGGATCTCCGCCGCACCCCTGCGCCTGCGTCTGGTGCGGGTGTCGCTGCCCGGGGGAACCACCGAAGTGCTCGCCACCAGCCTGCTTGATGCCGAAGCCTTTCCCGCCCACCTGTTCAAGGACCTGTACCAGCAGCGCTGGGCGGTCGAGGAGTCGTTCAAGGCACTGAAGCCGGCGCTGCGTGTGGAACAGTTCTGA
- a CDS encoding Uma2 family endonuclease, with translation MAAIQTDHVSVEDYLAGERDGEVRHEYVAGQAYAMTGASRRHALVVGALFVALRPGARQRNCQLFTNDMKVYVHHAGDDAFYYPDLVLTCEADDREDYYLKHPCLIVEVLSEGTERIDRREKLLAYTAGLPSLREYLLVAEHRRQVEVYRRRESDWVHETYTEGSSRLDSLEQDLPLENIYEDVDA, from the coding sequence ATGGCCGCCATTCAAACCGACCACGTTTCGGTAGAGGACTACCTCGCCGGCGAGCGAGACGGCGAGGTCCGGCACGAATACGTCGCGGGCCAGGCCTACGCGATGACTGGTGCGAGCCGCCGGCACGCGCTGGTCGTCGGCGCCCTGTTCGTTGCCTTGCGGCCGGGCGCAAGGCAGCGAAACTGCCAGTTGTTCACCAACGACATGAAGGTCTACGTCCACCACGCCGGCGACGACGCGTTCTACTACCCGGACCTTGTCCTCACCTGCGAAGCGGACGACCGGGAGGACTACTACCTGAAGCACCCGTGCCTGATCGTCGAAGTGCTGTCCGAGGGTACCGAGCGCATCGACCGCCGCGAGAAGCTCCTCGCCTACACTGCCGGGCTGCCCAGCCTGCGCGAGTACCTGCTGGTCGCCGAGCACCGCCGGCAGGTGGAGGTCTACCGTCGCAGGGAAAGCGACTGGGTGCACGAAACCTACACCGAGGGCAGCTCCCGGCTCGACTCTCTCGAGCAGGATCTCCCCCTCGAGAATATCTACGAAGACGTTGACGCTTGA
- a CDS encoding glycosyltransferase: protein MAVEGRRPRVFVLSSTLPRWAGDAEPGFVLDLARELNADFDIELIAPHAPGAARTERMHGVPVTRFRYWWPRWQSVAYQGGMAWRLRENPLRLGQLPFFFASLVWTTIRRLRREPRVDLIHAHWLIPQGLAAIVARVIANRRVPILCTSHGGDLFGLRGPVLTRLKRAILRRCDGISVVSRAMAVRVREIEPGAVAEVIPMGTDLRHRFVPTRDAADRNAWRLVFVGRLVPKKGLEHLLDALHELAGASVPFTAEIVGHGPLADALAERARVLRLHGSVHFSGPVPHKSLAQHYQRAAIAVFPFVEAADGDQEGFGLVMVEAMGCGCAVIASDLPAVRDVIRHGETGILVPPSDPQALAAAIREALEQPERMRAIAERGRAYALENFDWSVTRRRYAALYRSLGSGQE, encoded by the coding sequence ATGGCCGTTGAAGGACGGCGGCCGCGTGTATTTGTGCTCAGCTCGACTCTTCCGCGTTGGGCAGGTGATGCGGAACCTGGCTTCGTCCTCGACCTGGCGCGCGAGCTCAATGCCGATTTCGACATCGAGCTGATCGCCCCGCATGCGCCCGGCGCGGCGAGGACCGAACGGATGCATGGCGTTCCCGTGACACGCTTCCGCTACTGGTGGCCGCGCTGGCAATCGGTCGCGTATCAGGGCGGCATGGCCTGGCGACTGCGCGAGAACCCTCTGCGCCTCGGGCAGTTGCCGTTCTTTTTCGCCTCACTGGTGTGGACCACGATCCGCCGTCTGCGCCGCGAACCTCGGGTCGACCTGATCCACGCCCACTGGCTGATTCCGCAGGGCCTCGCGGCGATCGTGGCCCGCGTGATCGCAAACCGCCGGGTTCCCATCCTCTGCACAAGCCACGGCGGCGACCTGTTCGGGCTGCGCGGCCCGGTGCTCACACGCCTGAAACGCGCGATCCTGCGCCGTTGTGACGGGATCAGCGTCGTGAGTCGGGCGATGGCCGTGAGAGTGCGGGAAATCGAGCCGGGAGCCGTCGCCGAAGTGATTCCCATGGGCACGGATCTGCGGCACCGGTTCGTTCCAACGAGGGACGCGGCCGACCGGAACGCCTGGCGGCTGGTGTTCGTCGGAAGACTGGTCCCGAAAAAGGGGCTGGAACATCTGTTGGACGCTCTCCACGAGCTAGCGGGAGCCTCGGTTCCATTCACGGCCGAGATCGTCGGTCACGGACCTCTGGCGGACGCGCTGGCGGAAAGGGCCCGCGTCCTCCGACTTCACGGTTCGGTGCACTTCAGTGGACCGGTACCCCACAAGTCCCTCGCACAACACTATCAGCGCGCGGCGATCGCGGTGTTTCCTTTCGTAGAGGCCGCAGACGGCGACCAGGAGGGCTTCGGCCTGGTAATGGTTGAGGCAATGGGCTGCGGTTGCGCGGTGATCGCCTCCGATCTCCCGGCGGTCCGGGACGTGATTCGGCATGGCGAAACGGGGATTCTGGTGCCCCCGAGTGACCCGCAGGCATTGGCCGCGGCGATCCGCGAGGCTCTCGAGCAACCGGAACGAATGCGCGCAATCGCCGAACGCGGACGCGCCTACGCGCTGGAGAACTTCGACTGGAGCGTCACCCGGCGGCGGTACGCGGCGCTGTATCGCTCTCTCGGGTCGGGCCAAGAATAA
- a CDS encoding glycosyltransferase family 39 protein, translated as MTADTVRRIQLAQVFLGVLTILLVFDLSRRFLPAPLALVPALLTALSPHLATSGIYLLTETLFAFLLVLTFWILARGIDHPRAGWLLLAGAVLAAAALTRPAVLYFVVPLALLVAVWQPNRLRLAVALVLGFLLVFLPWTARNLHTLNVTSDSALTINFLHHGLYPDFLYNDDPQTFAYPYRYDPESDRISESVGSVLREIGDRFQAEPVRYAHWYLVGKPMMLWSWHLTESIGGPFVYEVSKTPYLTLPHFRGTYALMHILHWPLVLLAAVASLLVWLPRGVLALSSSTLWAGRSIALLVMFFLAIHMVGAPFPRYSVPMRPFIYALALFPIGWLWERWVGGWLSAAWRRASLRTPAISSPQNSRENQ; from the coding sequence ATCACTGCCGATACCGTTCGGCGCATCCAACTGGCGCAGGTGTTCTTGGGGGTCCTTACGATCCTGCTGGTGTTCGATCTATCGCGGCGCTTTCTCCCAGCGCCGCTCGCCCTCGTCCCCGCGCTTCTCACCGCGTTGAGCCCCCATCTCGCTACATCGGGGATCTACCTCCTCACCGAGACGCTCTTCGCATTTCTGCTCGTGCTCACATTCTGGATCCTTGCCCGTGGCATCGATCATCCGAGGGCCGGCTGGCTCCTGTTGGCAGGCGCGGTGTTGGCGGCCGCGGCACTGACGCGTCCGGCGGTACTGTATTTCGTTGTCCCGCTGGCGTTACTGGTTGCAGTATGGCAACCCAATCGACTGCGTTTGGCTGTGGCACTGGTCCTTGGCTTTTTGCTCGTTTTCCTTCCCTGGACCGCTCGAAATCTGCATACCCTTAACGTAACGTCTGACAGCGCGCTCACCATAAATTTTTTGCATCACGGGCTATACCCCGACTTCCTTTATAACGACGACCCGCAGACCTTTGCGTACCCATATCGGTACGATCCCGAGTCCGATCGGATTTCTGAGAGTGTCGGGTCGGTGCTCCGTGAGATTGGCGACCGGTTTCAGGCAGAACCGGTCCGTTACGCACATTGGTATCTCGTCGGCAAACCCATGATGCTTTGGTCGTGGCATCTGACCGAGAGTATCGGCGGTCCCTTCGTGTATGAGGTTTCCAAGACACCCTATCTCACTCTCCCGCATTTCCGGGGGACCTATGCACTGATGCACATACTGCACTGGCCGCTGGTGCTGCTTGCGGCAGTGGCCAGTCTGTTGGTCTGGTTGCCTCGGGGCGTGCTGGCGCTAAGTAGCAGCACCCTGTGGGCCGGTCGTTCAATCGCCTTGCTGGTGATGTTTTTCTTGGCGATCCACATGGTCGGGGCACCGTTCCCGCGCTATTCGGTGCCGATGCGGCCATTTATCTATGCCCTTGCGCTTTTCCCGATCGGGTGGCTTTGGGAGCGCTGGGTAGGTGGTTGGCTCAGCGCAGCTTGGCGCCGGGCCTCGCTCCGAACACCAGCCATTTCGAGCCCGCAAAATTCAAGAGAAAACCAGTGA
- a CDS encoding IS66 family transposase produces the protein MRLSPHDLRQIDEAFIAALSEAALRVLAVNLLVDLKEAHDRLGQNPANSSRPSSSQPPWEAASAAETEDPTEDPTAPASEPPSSAATTPASDKNKAPAGKPGKRPGAPGCGRLVTLPVQEEILHSPDRCRCCGTPFPADAPTKGYNGRYALDVVAPTSGSPGLEVRHTKHVYLQRQCSCGHWTHAEPGRCAENTDWQVELTEWHLAGPMLVALICALSLRQRVSRRGVQEFLADWLGVSLSIAAIHQCLHEAGRAVAPVIERDIVPLIREAELLHVDETGWKEGNQLLWLWVFTCTTATLFAIGRRSRRMLHKILGEAFVGWLMSDGFWAYRDYDRRLRCLAHLIRKAHGLDQSLDPLARPFGAATLALFEDLLQQVYQAREGPQPPADLYQKNRGKLDAFNDLCVDHWDCAHEKTRQLAREFTHDWEAIWAVLEFPRLPITNNWAEQALRHWVISRRISQGTRTEQGSWPSRSSSA, from the coding sequence ATGCGCCTGAGCCCACACGATCTTCGGCAGATCGACGAGGCGTTCATCGCGGCCCTGAGCGAAGCCGCGCTGCGCGTGCTTGCGGTGAATCTGCTGGTGGATTTGAAAGAGGCGCATGATCGCCTGGGGCAAAACCCGGCCAACAGTTCCCGGCCATCGAGCAGCCAGCCCCCTTGGGAAGCCGCCAGCGCAGCAGAGACGGAGGACCCAACCGAAGATCCGACGGCGCCCGCGTCAGAACCCCCGTCATCTGCGGCGACCACGCCCGCCTCCGACAAGAACAAGGCGCCCGCCGGCAAACCCGGCAAGCGCCCCGGCGCACCCGGTTGCGGCCGTCTGGTCACGTTGCCGGTGCAGGAGGAGATCCTGCACAGCCCCGATCGCTGCCGATGCTGCGGCACGCCCTTTCCCGCGGATGCTCCGACCAAGGGCTACAATGGTCGCTATGCACTCGATGTGGTCGCCCCCACTTCGGGTTCCCCAGGCCTTGAAGTCCGTCACACCAAGCACGTCTATCTGCAACGGCAATGTTCCTGCGGCCATTGGACGCATGCGGAACCGGGACGCTGTGCAGAGAATACGGATTGGCAGGTCGAACTGACCGAATGGCACCTGGCCGGTCCGATGCTGGTGGCGCTGATCTGCGCCTTGTCGCTGCGCCAGCGCGTTTCGCGCCGGGGTGTCCAGGAGTTTCTGGCCGATTGGCTGGGCGTATCCCTGAGCATCGCGGCGATCCACCAATGCCTGCACGAAGCCGGTCGCGCGGTCGCGCCGGTGATCGAGCGCGATATCGTGCCGTTGATTCGCGAGGCCGAACTGCTGCATGTCGACGAAACCGGCTGGAAAGAGGGAAACCAGCTCTTGTGGCTGTGGGTCTTTACCTGCACCACCGCCACCCTGTTTGCCATCGGCAGGCGTTCCCGCAGGATGCTGCACAAGATCCTGGGCGAAGCGTTCGTTGGCTGGTTGATGAGCGATGGCTTCTGGGCCTATCGCGATTACGATCGCCGCTTGCGCTGCCTGGCGCATCTCATCCGCAAGGCCCATGGGCTGGACCAGAGCCTCGACCCACTGGCGCGACCGTTTGGTGCCGCCACCCTGGCCCTGTTCGAGGACCTGCTCCAGCAAGTCTACCAGGCCCGGGAAGGACCACAGCCTCCGGCCGATCTGTACCAGAAAAACCGCGGCAAGCTCGACGCCTTCAACGACCTATGCGTGGATCACTGGGACTGTGCGCACGAAAAGACGCGGCAACTGGCGCGCGAGTTCACCCATGACTGGGAGGCGATCTGGGCCGTTCTGGAGTTTCCGCGGTTGCCCATCACGAACAATTGGGCCGAACAGGCCTTGCGGCACTGGGTGATCAGCCGTCGCATCAGCCAGGGCACCCGGACCGAGCAGGGTTCTTGGCCTTCGCGCTCCTCGTCAGCGTGA
- a CDS encoding GtrA family protein: MNNGVRQAREHTRRWTGEALRFGLVGVVGFGVDALALLAAIHLGGMDLYRARVVSYLAAATTTWFLNRRFTFVSTSTQLGSQWLRFLTVNAAGGAVNYTVYALLVYLSQPFRDAPVLAVAVGSLTGFLLNFAGSKWLVFGARPGAKLR, translated from the coding sequence ATGAATAACGGGGTCCGTCAAGCCCGCGAGCATACGCGACGGTGGACCGGGGAAGCGCTGCGGTTCGGTTTAGTAGGCGTCGTGGGCTTCGGAGTCGATGCCCTCGCCCTGCTGGCAGCGATTCACCTTGGGGGCATGGACCTTTACAGGGCGAGGGTCGTCTCCTACCTCGCAGCCGCGACCACCACCTGGTTTCTGAACCGCCGCTTCACTTTTGTAAGCACATCGACACAGTTGGGCAGTCAGTGGCTGAGATTTCTCACGGTCAACGCGGCAGGCGGCGCGGTGAATTACACAGTCTACGCCCTACTGGTGTACTTGAGCCAGCCGTTTCGGGACGCGCCAGTGCTTGCAGTCGCGGTGGGCTCCCTCACTGGTTTTCTCTTGAATTTTGCGGGCTCGAAATGGCTGGTGTTCGGAGCGAGGCCCGGCGCCAAGCTGCGCTGA
- a CDS encoding type II toxin-antitoxin system PemK/MazF family toxin: MTYDRFTVVRVPFPFTDRSAVKNRPALVLSDAAAFSATAGHSVMAMITSKGNAPWPLDCSISELDAAGLPAPSVVRFKLFTLDHRLIRSTLGQLAEADRATVRSALKRLLGGAA, translated from the coding sequence GTGACCTATGACCGCTTCACGGTCGTGCGCGTGCCGTTTCCGTTCACCGATCGCAGCGCTGTCAAGAACCGCCCGGCCCTGGTGCTTTCGGATGCCGCGGCCTTTAGCGCGACCGCTGGGCACTCGGTGATGGCGATGATTACTTCGAAGGGCAACGCACCCTGGCCACTCGATTGCTCAATCAGCGAACTTGACGCCGCCGGCCTGCCGGCGCCGTCCGTGGTGCGCTTCAAGCTGTTTACCCTCGATCACCGCCTGATTCGGAGCACCCTGGGCCAACTCGCCGAGGCCGACCGTGCAACCGTGCGCAGCGCATTGAAGCGCTTGCTGGGCGGCGCCGCGTAA
- a CDS encoding REP-associated tyrosine transposase — protein sequence MARPLRIEFPGALYHVTSRGDRRENIYEDDADRQRFLEILGEVVTRFRWLCHAYCLMTNHYHILAETPEANLSRGMRHLNGVYTQASNRRHGRAGHVFQGRFKAILVERESYLLELARYVVLNPVRAGLVAQPNEWAWSSYNATIGAAPRPAWLTTDALLSAFGRQRKRAQAHYQAFVADGIGTNPWDGLRSQIYLGDEAFVESMQGRAEVRGDPLGIPQQQRRAPAPSLESIAANSPDRDTAIAAAHDTGAYSYRQIGEHFGLHPATVGRIVRRRMLSDET from the coding sequence ATGGCGAGACCGTTACGCATCGAGTTCCCCGGAGCCCTGTATCACGTCACCTCGCGGGGCGACCGGCGGGAGAACATCTACGAGGACGACGCGGATCGCCAGCGATTCCTGGAGATTCTCGGCGAGGTCGTCACGCGGTTCCGCTGGCTGTGCCACGCCTACTGTCTGATGACCAACCACTACCACATCCTGGCTGAAACACCGGAGGCGAATCTATCCCGAGGGATGCGCCACCTCAATGGCGTGTACACGCAGGCATCCAATCGGCGCCACGGCCGCGCCGGCCACGTGTTCCAGGGCCGATTCAAGGCCATCCTCGTGGAACGCGAAAGCTACCTGCTGGAACTGGCGCGATATGTGGTGCTCAATCCGGTGCGGGCGGGCCTGGTGGCGCAGCCCAACGAATGGGCCTGGAGCAGCTACAACGCGACGATCGGGGCCGCGCCTCGGCCCGCCTGGCTCACCACCGATGCACTGCTGTCCGCCTTCGGCCGGCAACGCAAACGGGCGCAGGCGCATTACCAAGCCTTCGTCGCGGACGGCATCGGCACGAACCCCTGGGACGGACTCCGAAGCCAGATCTACCTTGGCGACGAGGCGTTCGTGGAGTCGATGCAAGGGCGGGCCGAGGTGCGCGGCGACCCACTGGGCATCCCGCAGCAGCAACGGCGAGCACCGGCCCCTTCACTGGAGAGCATCGCTGCCAACAGCCCGGATCGCGACACCGCGATCGCCGCAGCCCACGACACCGGCGCCTACAGCTACCGGCAGATCGGGGAGCACTTCGGCCTCCACCCGGCAACGGTCGGGCGGATCGTACGCCGCAGGATGCTGTCAGACGAGACCTGA
- a CDS encoding phage DNA methylase: MGGYFGSKATVGLCQSIIALMPPHDTYIETHLGGGAIMQRKPAALRNIGIDLDPQALREFAGPYPIEKVNACAHAFLAGFDFQGRELVYSDPPYLHATRTSRRRYRFEYQEADHLELLALLQSLPCSVILSGYPSALYDEHLTGWRSLEVQVMIQGRVPHRETLVQLHARSGALAALCGARTSPTGNGSSARPRAGASATGPCPRRSAWRCSRP; the protein is encoded by the coding sequence ATGGGCGGCTATTTCGGTTCGAAGGCGACGGTCGGGTTGTGCCAATCGATCATTGCCTTGATGCCGCCGCACGACACCTACATCGAAACCCATCTCGGTGGTGGGGCGATCATGCAGCGCAAGCCGGCGGCGTTGCGCAATATTGGCATCGACCTGGACCCGCAAGCACTGCGGGAGTTTGCGGGCCCCTATCCGATCGAGAAGGTGAACGCCTGCGCGCATGCGTTTCTGGCCGGGTTCGATTTCCAGGGCCGGGAATTGGTCTACAGTGATCCGCCGTATCTGCATGCCACCCGCACCTCGCGGCGGCGCTATCGATTTGAATACCAGGAGGCCGACCATCTCGAGCTGCTTGCGCTGCTCCAGTCGCTCCCCTGTTCGGTCATCCTGTCGGGCTACCCCTCGGCGCTGTACGACGAGCATCTGACGGGTTGGCGGAGCCTGGAAGTGCAGGTGATGATCCAGGGTCGGGTGCCGCACCGAGAAACTCTGGTTCAACTTCACGCCCGATCGGGTGCATTGGCCGCGCTATGCGGGGCAAGAACTTCACCGACCGGCAACGGATCAAGCGCAAGGCCGCGAGCTGGGGCGAGCGCTACCGGGCCATGCCCGCGGCGGAGCGCCTGGCGGTGCTCTCGGCCCTGA
- a CDS encoding glycosyltransferase → MTSGQTLRTAVLIPCYNESASIASVVHTFRESLPGAEVYVYDNNSTDDSAALARDAGATVRREVQQGKGHVVRRMFADVEADIYVLVDGDGTYNAASAPLLINLLLDNQLDMVTATRVETESDAYRTGHRLGNAILTRIVGLVFGHRVSDMLSGYRVFSRRFVKSFPALSTGFEIETELTVHALGLHLPIDEIDTPYRARPFDSPSKLRTLSDGARILATIALLVRDERPLPFFSAVFAFLALVSVGLATPVLIEFMETGLVPRFPTAILATGLMLLAFVSLTSGFILNTVTLGRREMKRLFYLAVLGPPGRNE, encoded by the coding sequence ATGACATCCGGCCAGACCCTCCGCACCGCCGTGCTTATTCCCTGCTACAACGAGTCGGCATCGATCGCCTCGGTAGTACACACGTTCCGCGAATCCCTGCCGGGTGCCGAGGTGTATGTTTACGACAACAACTCTACGGATGACAGCGCGGCCCTGGCTCGCGATGCCGGCGCCACCGTCCGCCGCGAAGTGCAGCAGGGAAAGGGACACGTAGTACGACGGATGTTCGCCGACGTCGAAGCGGACATCTACGTCTTGGTCGATGGTGACGGCACCTATAACGCAGCCAGTGCGCCCTTGCTCATCAATCTACTGCTGGACAACCAACTCGACATGGTTACCGCCACCCGGGTCGAAACCGAGTCCGACGCGTATCGGACGGGCCATCGATTGGGCAACGCAATCTTAACTCGCATTGTTGGCTTGGTATTCGGCCACCGGGTCAGCGATATGCTCTCAGGGTACCGGGTGTTCTCCCGCCGCTTCGTCAAGAGCTTCCCAGCACTATCGACTGGATTTGAAATCGAGACGGAACTGACGGTTCACGCGCTTGGACTCCACCTTCCTATCGATGAAATCGACACTCCCTATCGCGCCAGGCCGTTCGACTCGCCCAGCAAGCTGCGTACTCTGAGCGACGGCGCACGAATACTGGCGACTATCGCGCTTCTGGTCCGCGATGAGAGACCGCTTCCGTTCTTCTCCGCGGTGTTCGCGTTCTTGGCACTGGTGTCTGTCGGGCTGGCAACCCCGGTGCTGATCGAGTTCATGGAAACCGGTCTGGTCCCGCGATTCCCGACTGCGATCCTCGCTACCGGCCTGATGCTTCTCGCGTTCGTAAGCCTGACCAGTGGGTTCATACTGAATACGGTCACTCTCGGGCGGAGGGAAATGAAAAGGCTCTTCTATCTCGCCGTGTTGGGGCCGCCCGGCAGGAATGAATAA